The following proteins are co-located in the Ensifer sp. WSM1721 genome:
- a CDS encoding NUDIX hydrolase translates to MPNQPEHASSAILERDGRYLLVRRANPPSADMYAFPGGRAEPGETPAETALRELAEETGISGRDPVLFETYDLPGKESEGRYFLLSVFTVEADADSVAVACDDAAGVGWFTPEEIFALPIPPSVRDCVEKLAAVRLTRHPGRCGLANGADSDLMRS, encoded by the coding sequence ATGCCGAACCAACCCGAACACGCTTCTTCCGCCATCCTCGAACGGGACGGACGTTATCTGCTCGTCCGGCGGGCCAATCCGCCGTCGGCGGACATGTATGCCTTTCCCGGCGGCAGGGCGGAGCCCGGCGAGACGCCGGCGGAGACGGCCCTGCGCGAACTCGCCGAGGAAACCGGCATAAGCGGTCGCGATCCCGTGCTCTTCGAGACCTACGATCTGCCCGGAAAAGAATCGGAGGGGCGGTATTTCCTGCTGTCCGTCTTCACCGTCGAGGCCGATGCCGATTCGGTCGCCGTCGCTTGCGACGACGCCGCCGGTGTCGGCTGGTTCACACCGGAGGAAATCTTCGCGCTTCCCATTCCCCCTAGCGTTCGCGACTGTGTGGAGAAGCTGGCCGCCGTCCGGCTGACGAGGCATCCCGGCCGATGTGGCCT
- a CDS encoding SOS response-associated peptidase, with amino-acid sequence MCGRFALTATPEELMELFGLLEADDFPARFNIAPTQPIIVIVASDRAEPGSNLPERKALLVRWGFTPGWVKDPRKFPLLINARAETAVGKAAFRAAMRHRRILVPASGFYEWRRPAKGGGEPSQAYWVRPRKGGIVAFAGLMETWSSADGSEVDTAAILTTDANRVVRHIHDRMPVVIEPEDFARWLDCRTQEPRDVTDLMVPAAEAYFEAIPVSDKVNKVTNTGPEIQDEVAPVIPAAPAASKARADDRDDDGQMSLF; translated from the coding sequence ATGTGCGGACGCTTTGCGCTGACGGCAACGCCGGAAGAATTGATGGAATTGTTTGGCTTGCTGGAGGCGGACGACTTCCCGGCTCGTTTCAACATCGCCCCGACCCAACCGATCATCGTGATCGTCGCTTCGGATCGGGCGGAGCCGGGCAGCAATCTCCCGGAGCGCAAGGCCCTACTCGTGCGCTGGGGGTTCACCCCGGGCTGGGTAAAGGATCCTCGTAAATTCCCGCTGCTCATCAACGCGCGTGCCGAGACGGCAGTCGGCAAGGCCGCCTTCCGCGCGGCGATGCGCCACCGCCGCATACTGGTGCCGGCCTCCGGCTTCTACGAATGGCGGCGTCCTGCGAAAGGCGGTGGCGAACCTTCGCAAGCCTATTGGGTGCGCCCCAGAAAAGGCGGCATCGTCGCCTTTGCCGGGCTTATGGAAACCTGGTCCTCCGCCGATGGCTCGGAGGTCGACACGGCGGCAATCCTCACGACCGACGCGAATCGCGTTGTCCGCCACATCCACGATCGCATGCCCGTCGTCATCGAGCCGGAAGATTTTGCCCGCTGGCTCGACTGCAGGACCCAAGAGCCGCGCGACGTGACGGATCTCATGGTTCCGGCTGCGGAGGCCTACTTCGAGGCGATCCCGGTCTCGGACAAGGTGAACAAGGTCACCAATACGGGGCCCGAGATTCAGGACGAGGTCGCGCCTGTCATTCCCGCCGCGCCGGCAGCAAGCAAAGCCCGGGCGGACGATCGCGACGATGACGGCCAGATGTCGCTGTTCTAA